The following are from one region of the Hymenobacter radiodurans genome:
- a CDS encoding YihY/virulence factor BrkB family protein, translating into MRNPVRRYHYSEVRRRRSYRKFIVWLKRLRFNHGQASVYDVLDRMIQELKLDSITKRASYMAFNFTIAIFPTIIFLFTLIPYIPIPQLNIDILQFLRDIMPREMYVATADTIEDIINIPHGGLLSFGFLTALVLSSNGIMALLDAFEKKYPSFKRRTYVRKRVIATLLTIVLSFVLLFAIAGIFFGTYIIDTLVFYEIVPAELTNQLINLLKYGSVAGLFLLITCVIYYYVPPVHDKWPFLSAGAVVATLLIFLVSFLFILYIKIFDSYNHFYGSIGTLVGFMVWLDFVCMTLILGFEVNVSIDAVTGRLRTIANLPVAISGRRLATVEKT; encoded by the coding sequence ATGAGAAACCCCGTTCGCCGCTACCACTACTCCGAGGTGCGCCGCCGGCGTTCATACCGCAAGTTCATCGTGTGGCTCAAGCGCCTGCGCTTCAACCACGGCCAAGCATCGGTGTACGATGTGCTCGACCGCATGATTCAGGAGCTGAAGCTGGACAGCATCACCAAGCGGGCCAGTTACATGGCGTTCAACTTTACTATCGCCATTTTCCCCACTATCATATTCCTGTTCACGCTTATTCCCTACATCCCTATTCCGCAGCTGAACATTGATATCCTTCAGTTTCTGCGCGATATCATGCCCCGCGAAATGTATGTGGCTACGGCCGATACTATTGAGGACATCATCAACATCCCGCACGGCGGGTTGCTGTCCTTCGGTTTTCTGACGGCGCTAGTACTTTCCTCCAATGGTATCATGGCTCTGCTGGATGCGTTTGAGAAGAAATATCCGTCGTTTAAGCGCCGAACCTACGTGCGCAAGCGTGTCATTGCCACCCTGCTGACCATTGTGCTATCGTTCGTGCTTTTGTTCGCCATAGCGGGCATTTTCTTCGGCACGTATATCATCGATACGCTGGTATTCTACGAAATAGTGCCCGCTGAACTGACTAATCAGTTGATTAACCTGCTCAAATACGGATCAGTTGCCGGGCTATTCCTGCTCATCACTTGTGTCATTTATTACTACGTGCCGCCCGTGCACGACAAATGGCCTTTCCTCTCGGCAGGCGCGGTAGTAGCTACGCTGCTCATCTTTTTGGTATCTTTTCTATTCATTCTCTACATCAAGATTTTCGACAGTTACAACCACTTTTATGGCTCTATCGGTACGCTGGTGGGCTTTATGGTGTGGCTGGATTTTGTGTGCATGACCCTGATTCTGGGCTTTGAGGTGAACGTCAGTATAGATGCCGTTACGGGGCGTCTGCGGACCATTGCAAACCTACCTGTGGCTATCAGTGGACGGCGTCTGGCCACGGTTGAGAAAACCTGA
- the mltG gene encoding endolytic transglycosylase MltG: protein MSQISRAESKAKAQKRRNRYAAVVAVLGVLFVSFSYYFYQVFYTPNVETKGQPTYLLIRQGQSYKAVMDSIDAKNVVIDRLSFRFVAKLMKYDELVKPGRYELKDGYTNREMVNDLRRGIQSPLSLTFQNIRLRQDLAKKLSTTIDARPHEFDSLLSSPSYTRSLGFDTTSILGMFIPNTYELYWNTSAENLMQRMKKEYEKFWTPARDAKAKALGLTRAQVSTLASIVEAEQQQHADERPRVAGVYLNRLERGMLLQADPTVVYANGDFGIKRVLNVHLAKDSPYNTYKYKGLPPGPINLPSIASIDAVLNPEKHQYIYFCAKEDFSGYHAFATNKRDHLLNARRYQAALTRSGIMK, encoded by the coding sequence ATGTCCCAAATTTCCCGCGCCGAATCCAAAGCCAAAGCCCAGAAGCGCCGCAACCGGTATGCCGCCGTGGTAGCGGTACTCGGCGTCTTGTTCGTGTCGTTCTCGTATTATTTCTACCAGGTTTTCTACACGCCCAACGTCGAGACCAAAGGCCAGCCAACCTACCTGCTTATCCGGCAGGGGCAGAGCTACAAGGCCGTCATGGACTCGATTGACGCTAAGAATGTCGTCATTGATCGGCTTTCGTTCCGCTTCGTGGCCAAGCTGATGAAGTATGACGAACTGGTGAAGCCCGGCCGCTACGAGCTGAAAGATGGCTACACCAACCGCGAAATGGTCAACGACTTACGACGCGGAATTCAGTCGCCGCTTAGCCTCACTTTCCAAAATATTCGCTTGCGCCAAGACTTGGCGAAGAAGCTCAGCACCACCATCGACGCCCGCCCGCACGAGTTCGATAGCCTGCTCAGCAGCCCCAGCTACACCCGCTCCCTAGGCTTCGATACGACGAGCATTCTGGGCATGTTTATCCCGAATACCTACGAGCTGTACTGGAATACTTCGGCCGAAAACCTCATGCAGCGCATGAAGAAGGAGTATGAGAAATTCTGGACGCCAGCCCGTGATGCCAAAGCCAAAGCACTGGGTTTGACCCGGGCGCAGGTAAGCACGCTGGCCAGTATTGTGGAAGCCGAGCAGCAGCAGCACGCCGACGAGCGTCCGCGCGTGGCCGGCGTGTATCTCAACCGCCTAGAGCGCGGCATGCTGCTCCAGGCCGACCCGACCGTGGTATATGCCAACGGCGACTTCGGCATCAAGCGCGTATTGAACGTACACTTGGCGAAAGATTCGCCTTATAACACGTACAAATACAAAGGCTTGCCCCCCGGGCCCATCAACTTGCCCAGCATTGCCAGCATCGATGCCGTATTGAACCCCGAGAAACACCAGTACATCTATTTCTGCGCGAAGGAAGATTTCAGCGGCTACCACGCCTTCGCCACCAACAAGCGCGACCATCTGCTGAATGCCCGCCGCTACCAAGCTGCTCTCACGCGGAGCGGCATTATGAAGTAA
- a CDS encoding acyl-CoA thioesterase codes for MYTSDIQIRVRYAETDQMGYVYHGNYAAYFEVARTEAFRQLGIRYKDLEADGVGMPVGEIRTRFRRPARYDDLLTVRLLLRQPAEGSRVMFEYEIYNEGLELLTEGHTLMVFVSTATGRPVPIPDAIQNKLAPYFTEDETAGPLTPTSSKLPPDAPAPAAFAPKKDK; via the coding sequence ATGTACACTTCCGATATCCAAATCCGCGTCCGCTATGCCGAAACCGACCAGATGGGCTACGTGTACCACGGCAACTATGCCGCCTACTTCGAGGTCGCCCGGACGGAAGCTTTTCGGCAATTAGGTATCCGGTACAAAGATTTGGAAGCCGATGGCGTAGGCATGCCAGTAGGGGAGATACGCACCCGCTTCCGCCGCCCCGCCCGCTACGACGACTTGCTAACCGTGAGATTGTTGCTGCGCCAGCCAGCGGAAGGGTCGAGGGTAATGTTTGAATACGAGATCTACAACGAAGGCTTAGAGCTACTCACCGAAGGCCATACGCTGATGGTGTTTGTAAGTACGGCTACAGGTCGGCCAGTTCCGATTCCCGACGCTATCCAAAATAAGCTCGCTCCCTACTTTACCGAGGACGAAACAGCTGGACCGCTTACGCCTACGTCTTCTAAATTGCCCCCCGACGCTCCAGCACCCGCGGCTTTTGCTCCTAAAAAGGATAAGTAA